In Kineococcus rhizosphaerae, the following proteins share a genomic window:
- a CDS encoding ABC transporter ATP-binding protein: MSDVLDLSAVTVRRGTSVLLDSVSFAVAAGERWVVLGPNGAGKSTLLSVAAGRLFPTSGTVGILGETLGRVDVFELRPRIGLASTALAGAVPGHERVSDVVVTAAYGVTGRWREAYDPDDEARAADLLALLGVAHLAGRAFGTLSDGERKRTQIARALMTDPELLLLDEPAGGLDLGGREDLLRRLTALAADPDAPTPVMVTHHVEEIPVGTTHALLLRGGQVVAAGPAPQTLTSAHLSDTFGLALEVTARAGRYAARAL; this comes from the coding sequence ATGAGTGACGTGCTCGACCTGTCCGCGGTGACCGTCCGGCGAGGCACGAGCGTGCTGCTGGATTCCGTCTCCTTCGCCGTGGCCGCCGGGGAACGCTGGGTGGTCCTGGGCCCCAACGGCGCCGGGAAGTCGACGCTGCTGTCGGTGGCCGCCGGGCGGCTGTTCCCGACCTCGGGGACGGTGGGGATCCTGGGCGAGACCCTGGGCCGCGTCGACGTCTTCGAGCTGCGCCCGCGCATCGGGCTGGCCTCCACCGCCCTGGCCGGGGCCGTGCCGGGGCACGAGAGGGTCAGCGACGTCGTCGTGACCGCCGCCTACGGCGTCACCGGTCGCTGGCGCGAGGCCTACGACCCCGACGACGAGGCCCGCGCCGCGGACCTGCTCGCCCTGCTGGGCGTGGCGCACCTGGCCGGGCGCGCCTTCGGGACCCTGTCGGACGGGGAGCGCAAGCGCACCCAGATCGCCCGGGCCCTGATGACCGACCCCGAGCTGCTGCTGCTCGACGAACCCGCCGGCGGCCTCGACCTCGGCGGGCGCGAGGACCTGCTGCGCCGGCTCACGGCCCTGGCCGCCGACCCGGACGCCCCGACGCCGGTGATGGTCACCCACCACGTCGAGGAGATCCCCGTGGGCACCACCCACGCGCTGCTGCTGCGCGGCGGGCAGGTCGTCGCCGCCGGCCCCGCGCCGCAGACCCTCACCTCCGCCCACCTGTCGGACACCTTCGGGCTGGCGCTGGAGGTCACCGCGCGCGCCGGGCGCTACGCCGCCCGCGCCCTGTAG
- a CDS encoding pyridoxine/pyridoxamine 5'-phosphate oxidase, translated as MRSELSEFLAGLSWPRPQSPEFDPEHAPADPVVLFGTWLREAVAAGVPAAHVMTLATVDAAGRPDARVTVLEDVDEHAFWVAASESSPKGKQLGRVPVAALVFHWPQLGRQVRVRGTVRPADAARTEAAFERLSAHARAEALVDRQSRPLHDEAWLSNALGDPTELLELEVPGAASAPAWRLWGVDAGRMEFFQASTSEHHQRLRYSRTEQTWTTELLRP; from the coding sequence GTGCGCAGTGAGCTGTCCGAATTCCTCGCGGGTCTGTCCTGGCCCCGGCCCCAGAGCCCGGAGTTCGACCCCGAGCACGCCCCGGCGGACCCGGTGGTGCTGTTCGGGACGTGGCTGCGCGAGGCCGTGGCCGCCGGTGTCCCGGCCGCGCACGTCATGACGCTGGCCACGGTCGACGCCGCAGGGCGCCCGGACGCGCGGGTGACGGTCCTGGAGGACGTCGACGAGCACGCCTTCTGGGTGGCGGCCAGCGAGTCCAGCCCCAAGGGCAAGCAGCTGGGGCGGGTGCCGGTGGCGGCGCTGGTGTTCCACTGGCCGCAGCTGGGCCGGCAGGTGCGGGTGCGCGGCACGGTGCGGCCCGCGGACGCCGCGCGCACCGAGGCCGCCTTCGAGCGGCTGTCCGCGCACGCGCGCGCCGAGGCGCTGGTGGACCGCCAGAGCCGGCCGCTGCACGACGAGGCGTGGCTGTCGAACGCCCTGGGCGACCCCACCGAGCTGCTGGAGCTGGAGGTCCCCGGCGCGGCCTCGGCCCCGGCGTGGCGGTTGTGGGGCGTGGACGCGGGCCGGATGGAGTTCTTCCAGGCCTCCACCTCCGAGCACCACCAGCGGTTGCGGTACTCGCGCACCGAGCAGACCTGGACGACGGAGCTGCTGCGCCCCTGA
- a CDS encoding aminoglycoside 3'-phosphotransferase, protein MRISISQVPADPVPVPVALRPVVARWGGPAGAGELPAAWVNAAGGTTFRVQGARGAVFCKWAPAGTGLDLAAEAERAAWAAAFVPVPRVLEHGEDASGSWLVTRALPGASAVAPQWVTAPQVAVPALGRALRWWHDAVPVGGCPFDWSVPYRLTRAVGDTTGLHEAPAVDRLVVCHGDACSPNTLLADGSGEPVGFVDLAAVGVADRWADLAVATVSLDWNYGEGWQETFLAAYGVAPDPVRTAYYRALWDVGP, encoded by the coding sequence GTGAGGATCTCGATCTCCCAGGTCCCCGCGGACCCGGTGCCGGTGCCCGTCGCGTTGCGGCCCGTCGTGGCCCGCTGGGGTGGGCCGGCCGGGGCGGGGGAACTGCCGGCGGCGTGGGTGAACGCCGCCGGCGGGACGACGTTCCGGGTCCAGGGTGCGCGGGGCGCGGTGTTCTGCAAGTGGGCCCCGGCGGGCACGGGGCTGGACCTGGCCGCGGAGGCCGAGCGCGCGGCGTGGGCCGCGGCGTTCGTGCCGGTGCCGCGGGTGCTGGAGCACGGCGAGGACGCGAGCGGGTCGTGGCTGGTGACCCGCGCGCTGCCCGGCGCCAGCGCGGTGGCCCCGCAGTGGGTCACGGCCCCGCAGGTGGCGGTGCCGGCGCTGGGGCGGGCGCTGCGGTGGTGGCACGACGCGGTCCCGGTCGGCGGGTGCCCGTTCGACTGGTCGGTGCCGTACCGGCTGACCCGCGCGGTCGGGGACACCACCGGCCTGCACGAGGCGCCGGCGGTGGACCGGCTCGTGGTCTGCCACGGCGACGCGTGCTCGCCGAACACGCTGCTGGCCGACGGTTCGGGCGAGCCGGTGGGGTTCGTGGACCTGGCGGCGGTGGGGGTCGCCGACCGGTGGGCGGACCTGGCGGTGGCCACCGTGAGCCTGGACTGGAACTACGGCGAGGGCTGGCAGGAGACGTTCCTGGCCGCCTACGGCGTGGCCCCCGATCCCGTGCGCACGGCGTACTACCGGGCGTTGTGGGACGTGGGTCCGTGA
- a CDS encoding sigma-70 family RNA polymerase sigma factor translates to MTDADEDLVRALHDEHAGALWAFVVSLTGDRVSAQDIVQETLLRAWRHPESLDPARGSTRAWLFTVARRLVIDDWRSARNRRESVHAEVPDREVVDESERLLQQWVLAQALTRLSPEHRAVLRECYFAGRSVAEAARVLAIPEGTVKSRTHYALMNLRLALQEMGVSR, encoded by the coding sequence ATGACCGACGCCGACGAGGACCTCGTCCGCGCCCTGCACGACGAGCACGCCGGGGCCCTGTGGGCCTTCGTCGTTTCCCTCACGGGCGACCGCGTCAGCGCCCAGGACATCGTCCAGGAGACCCTGCTGCGCGCCTGGCGCCACCCCGAGTCCCTCGACCCGGCCCGCGGGTCCACCCGCGCCTGGCTGTTCACCGTCGCGCGCCGCCTCGTCATCGACGACTGGCGCTCGGCCCGCAACCGCCGCGAGAGCGTACACGCCGAGGTCCCCGACCGCGAGGTCGTCGACGAGTCCGAACGCCTCCTGCAGCAGTGGGTCCTGGCCCAGGCCCTGACCCGGCTGTCCCCCGAGCACCGCGCCGTCCTGCGCGAGTGCTACTTCGCCGGCCGCTCGGTCGCCGAGGCCGCCCGCGTCCTGGCCATCCCCGAGGGCACCGTGAAGTCACGCACCCACTACGCCCTGATGAACCTCAGACTGGCCCTGCAGGAGATGGGGGTGAGCCGCTGA
- a CDS encoding anti-sigma factor family protein: protein MSDPTDDPTTGALHDPYETSAGAYVLGALSPSERTDFEHHLKTCPECRRAVAELAGLPGLLARTPREVVEALTSGDPAAALREGTGVPDTVLPALLRTVRRRRTTRRAVLTAGLVAAAALVATVATRSVHDQSAPAPAVAATPRSTGPVAGTPQTMDPLLPTPITATVALTEVGWGTKVDLVCAYAHTRSEEPYPYVLVVTGRDGTDQQIGTWTAVPGKDASLTGATSWTRRQIAAVEVRTTSGLTVLQLDET, encoded by the coding sequence ATGAGCGACCCGACCGACGACCCGACGACCGGCGCGCTGCACGACCCGTACGAGACCAGCGCCGGCGCCTACGTCCTGGGGGCGCTGTCGCCCAGCGAGCGCACCGACTTCGAGCACCACCTGAAGACCTGCCCCGAGTGCCGCCGGGCCGTGGCCGAGCTCGCCGGCCTGCCCGGCCTGCTGGCCCGCACCCCCCGCGAGGTCGTCGAGGCCCTCACCTCCGGCGACCCCGCCGCCGCGCTGCGCGAGGGCACCGGGGTCCCCGACACCGTCCTGCCCGCCCTGCTGCGCACCGTGCGCCGCCGCCGCACCACCCGCCGCGCCGTCCTGACCGCCGGCCTGGTCGCCGCCGCGGCCCTGGTCGCCACGGTGGCCACCCGCAGCGTCCACGACCAGAGCGCGCCCGCACCCGCCGTCGCCGCGACCCCCCGCAGCACCGGCCCGGTGGCGGGGACCCCGCAGACCATGGACCCCCTCCTGCCCACGCCCATCACCGCCACCGTGGCCCTGACCGAGGTCGGCTGGGGCACCAAGGTCGACCTCGTGTGCGCCTACGCCCACACCCGCAGCGAGGAGCCCTACCCCTACGTCCTCGTCGTCACCGGCCGCGACGGCACCGACCAGCAGATCGGCACCTGGACCGCCGTGCCCGGCAAGGACGCCTCCTTGACCGGGGCCACGTCCTGGACCCGCCGGCAGATTGCCGCGGTCGAGGTCCGGACCACCTCGGGCCTGACCGTCCTGCAGCTCGACGAGACCTGA
- a CDS encoding lytic murein transglycosylase: MIPRPRPRHLPVRLLVPACVAALVIGSTAGTASAAPGPSSGAPTTAAAARAQALAAQAAAEEAGAQVQAVQAQLVRSQAAVASAVSASVRAQVGADAADRAASRERALATQRVRSIYMGAGTSQARRGLALLTSAVGGGDPVVTVRAYEVVRRQDEAGVARAEAAARAGRVAASTEGAGAVAAVATVRDVGQQLTRMQDALAAAQAKVQALQGEAARLQAAEDAAEALAAAQAAAAAAQAAAAASVAQRAAGVRAGAVPADYADLYVRAAATCAGMRPALLAAVGQVESGHGVDAGTSSAGAQGPMQFLPSTFAAYGVDGDGDGAVRIDDAADAVFSAARYLCANGAGGGRDAEAAAVFRYNHADWYVQMVQRVADELAARGFGG, translated from the coding sequence GTGATCCCTCGTCCGCGCCCCCGGCACCTGCCCGTGCGCCTGCTCGTCCCGGCCTGCGTCGCAGCCCTGGTCATCGGGTCCACCGCCGGGACCGCGAGCGCCGCCCCGGGTCCGTCCTCGGGGGCGCCCACGACGGCGGCGGCGGCCCGGGCGCAGGCCCTGGCCGCGCAGGCCGCGGCCGAGGAGGCGGGTGCGCAGGTGCAGGCGGTGCAGGCGCAGCTGGTGCGTTCGCAGGCGGCGGTGGCCTCGGCGGTCAGCGCCAGCGTGCGGGCCCAGGTGGGGGCCGACGCCGCCGACCGGGCGGCGTCGCGGGAGCGGGCGCTGGCCACCCAGCGGGTGCGCTCGATCTACATGGGCGCCGGAACCTCGCAGGCCCGCCGGGGGCTGGCGCTGCTCACGTCGGCGGTCGGCGGTGGGGACCCGGTGGTGACGGTCCGCGCGTACGAGGTGGTGCGCCGTCAGGACGAGGCGGGCGTGGCGCGAGCCGAGGCGGCGGCGCGGGCGGGCCGGGTCGCGGCGAGCACCGAGGGTGCCGGGGCGGTGGCGGCAGTGGCGACGGTGCGCGACGTGGGTCAGCAGCTGACGCGGATGCAGGACGCGCTGGCGGCGGCGCAGGCGAAGGTGCAGGCGTTGCAGGGCGAGGCGGCGCGGCTGCAGGCCGCGGAGGACGCGGCGGAGGCCCTGGCCGCGGCGCAGGCGGCCGCCGCGGCGGCGCAGGCGGCCGCGGCCGCGTCGGTGGCGCAGCGGGCGGCGGGGGTGCGTGCGGGGGCGGTGCCGGCCGACTACGCGGACCTGTACGTGCGGGCGGCGGCGACGTGCGCGGGGATGCGCCCGGCGCTGCTGGCGGCGGTCGGGCAGGTCGAGAGCGGGCACGGGGTGGACGCGGGGACCAGTTCGGCCGGGGCGCAGGGGCCGATGCAGTTCCTGCCCTCGACGTTCGCGGCCTACGGGGTCGACGGCGACGGGGACGGGGCCGTGCGCATCGACGACGCGGCCGACGCGGTGTTCAGCGCGGCGAGGTACCTGTGCGCGAACGGCGCCGGCGGGGGCCGGGACGCGGAGGCGGCGGCGGTGTTCCGGTACAACCACGCCGACTGGTACGTGCAGATGGTGCAGCGGGTGGCCGACGAGCTGGCGGCGCGCGGCTTCGGCGGCTGA
- a CDS encoding EAL domain-containing protein — protein MCSDPALLRLVLHPVVDVAAGRVAGYEVLSRFGSPVPTEEWFRAARALGRDADLDRVVLAAALERLPDLPPGTFLTVNASPTSLADPEVMAVLLAQDLTGVVLELTEHADCDPRDLVGPLTLLRARGALIALDDVGTGHSGLLRMAVVRPEILKVDLQLVRGLHQDLVKRSLVQFLGECAGRLDAWIIAEGVETADELEVLRGMGVPLVQGFLLARPGDDFAPLSAEAARLLNHPQVPGAVPAHARHAGDLARRTKTSRSVSGAVQAVQAESAPVVVVDAEDVPRVIVLPGQRPGERPRVEPVEVTLAPETPVSAVAARAVARPVPVRYDPLVCTDPAGRYVGVVGFEDVVLDLAAPTPAALASAHRVPWTVGAVGA, from the coding sequence GTGTGCTCCGACCCCGCCCTCCTGCGCCTGGTCCTGCACCCCGTCGTTGACGTCGCCGCCGGCCGCGTCGCCGGGTACGAGGTCCTGTCGCGCTTCGGGTCCCCGGTGCCGACCGAGGAGTGGTTCCGCGCCGCGCGGGCGCTGGGGCGCGACGCCGACCTGGACCGGGTCGTGCTGGCCGCGGCGCTGGAGCGCCTCCCGGACCTGCCGCCGGGCACGTTCCTGACGGTCAACGCCAGCCCCACGTCCCTGGCCGACCCCGAGGTCATGGCGGTCCTGCTGGCCCAGGACCTGACCGGTGTGGTGCTGGAACTGACCGAGCACGCCGACTGCGACCCCCGGGACCTGGTCGGGCCGCTGACGCTGCTGCGGGCCCGCGGTGCGCTCATCGCCCTGGACGACGTCGGGACCGGGCACTCGGGGCTGCTGCGGATGGCCGTGGTCCGCCCCGAGATCCTCAAGGTCGACCTGCAGCTGGTCCGCGGCCTGCACCAGGACCTCGTCAAGCGTTCCCTGGTGCAGTTCCTGGGCGAGTGCGCCGGGCGGCTGGATGCCTGGATCATCGCCGAGGGCGTGGAGACGGCCGACGAGCTGGAGGTCCTGCGCGGCATGGGGGTCCCGCTGGTCCAGGGTTTCCTGCTGGCCCGGCCCGGGGACGACTTCGCGCCGCTGAGCGCCGAGGCGGCCCGGCTGCTGAACCACCCGCAGGTGCCGGGCGCGGTGCCCGCGCACGCCCGGCACGCCGGGGACCTGGCGCGCCGGACCAAGACCTCCCGTTCGGTCTCGGGGGCGGTGCAGGCGGTGCAGGCGGAGTCCGCACCCGTCGTCGTCGTCGACGCCGAGGACGTCCCGCGGGTCATCGTGCTGCCGGGCCAGCGCCCGGGGGAGCGGCCCCGGGTGGAGCCGGTGGAGGTCACCCTGGCCCCCGAGACGCCGGTGAGCGCGGTCGCGGCGCGGGCGGTGGCCCGGCCGGTGCCGGTGCGCTACGACCCGCTGGTGTGCACCGACCCCGCGGGCCGCTACGTGGGGGTCGTGGGCTTCGAGGACGTGGTGCTCGACCTCGCCGCGCCGACCCCGGCGGCGCTCGCCTCGGCGCACCGGGTGCCGTGGACGGTGGGGGCCGTGGGCGCGTGA
- a CDS encoding DUF1059 domain-containing protein: MKAFRCGDVVPGCSREFTGADRHEILAQVAEHARTDHHVEVDASLVQAVEANLRER; the protein is encoded by the coding sequence GTGAAGGCGTTCCGCTGCGGGGACGTCGTGCCCGGCTGCAGTCGTGAGTTCACCGGCGCCGACCGGCACGAGATCCTGGCGCAGGTCGCCGAGCACGCCCGCACCGACCACCACGTCGAGGTCGACGCGAGCCTGGTGCAGGCCGTCGAGGCGAACCTGCGCGAGCGCTGA
- a CDS encoding PPOX class F420-dependent oxidoreductase, whose translation MSPRTIATARRVDLPQLLDFVRVRHQVVLSTFRSDGFPQSSPVTAGIDDAGRLVVSTYPDRAKANNARRDPRGSALVLSDDFGGAWVQLDGTLEVLDGEAAVEPLVDYFRCISGEHPDWQEYRQAMRTQGKSLLRLTITRWGPIATGGFPARLAD comes from the coding sequence ATGAGCCCGCGAACCATCGCCACCGCGCGTCGTGTCGACCTGCCCCAACTGCTCGACTTCGTGCGGGTGCGCCACCAGGTGGTGCTGTCCACGTTCCGCAGCGACGGTTTCCCGCAGTCCTCCCCCGTCACCGCCGGGATCGACGACGCCGGGCGCCTGGTCGTGTCCACCTACCCCGACCGGGCCAAGGCGAACAACGCCCGGCGCGACCCGCGCGGCTCGGCCCTGGTGCTGTCGGACGACTTCGGCGGGGCCTGGGTCCAGCTCGACGGGACGCTGGAGGTCCTCGACGGCGAGGCGGCCGTCGAACCGCTGGTGGACTACTTCCGCTGCATCTCCGGTGAGCACCCCGACTGGCAGGAGTACCGCCAGGCCATGCGCACCCAGGGCAAGTCGCTGCTGCGCCTAACGATCACCCGCTGGGGCCCCATCGCCACCGGCGGGTTCCCGGCCCGGCTCGCCGACTGA
- a CDS encoding amino acid permease, which yields MQVQHEDTGPGQGLGQGLKPRHITMISIAGVIGAGLFVGSKNAIAEAGPGVLLSYALAGTLVVLVMRMLGEMATAQPDTGSFSTYADRALGRWAGFSVGWLYWWFWVLVIPVEATAAADILSSWLGAPQWVWALAVTLLLTATNLASVGNYGEFEFWFAGIKVVAIVGFIVVGVLAITGVLPGSDVTGTPGLTLDGGFLPNGFGAVLAAMLLTMFSFMGTEIVTIAAAESPDPQKGVRRAVNSVIGRIAVFYLLSIFVVVALVPWNSPVLEDVGSFQTTLQTIGIPGAATIMDIVILTAVASCLNSALYTASRMVFSLSRRGDGPRWLSHVSGRGVPYPAILASTAVGFLAVLGNYALPDKIFSMLLATSGALALVVYGIIALSQLRMRRTLDAAGERPVVRMWLFPWLTYAAIAFIVVVLALMVILPGQRVELVLSLVLTAVVVAIGVRHQRTTARAVDVTATASRVEG from the coding sequence GTGCAGGTGCAACACGAGGACACCGGGCCCGGGCAGGGCCTGGGGCAGGGCCTCAAACCCCGCCACATCACCATGATCTCCATCGCCGGGGTCATCGGCGCCGGCCTGTTCGTGGGGTCCAAGAACGCCATCGCCGAAGCCGGCCCCGGGGTGCTGCTGTCCTACGCCCTCGCCGGCACCCTGGTCGTCCTGGTCATGCGCATGCTCGGGGAGATGGCCACCGCCCAGCCCGACACCGGCTCCTTCTCCACCTACGCCGACCGCGCCCTGGGCCGCTGGGCCGGGTTCAGCGTCGGCTGGCTGTACTGGTGGTTCTGGGTCCTGGTCATCCCCGTCGAGGCCACCGCCGCCGCCGACATCCTCAGCTCCTGGCTCGGTGCCCCGCAGTGGGTCTGGGCCCTGGCCGTCACCCTCCTGCTCACCGCCACCAACCTCGCCAGCGTCGGCAACTACGGCGAGTTCGAGTTCTGGTTCGCCGGCATCAAGGTCGTCGCCATCGTCGGGTTCATCGTCGTCGGCGTCCTGGCCATCACCGGCGTCCTGCCCGGCTCCGACGTCACCGGCACCCCCGGCCTCACCCTCGACGGCGGGTTCCTGCCCAACGGCTTCGGCGCCGTCCTGGCCGCGATGCTGCTGACGATGTTCAGCTTCATGGGCACCGAGATCGTCACCATCGCCGCCGCCGAGTCCCCCGACCCTCAGAAGGGCGTGCGGCGCGCGGTGAACTCCGTCATCGGGCGCATCGCCGTCTTCTACCTGCTGTCCATCTTCGTCGTCGTCGCGCTCGTGCCGTGGAACTCCCCGGTGCTGGAGGACGTCGGGTCGTTCCAGACGACCCTGCAGACCATCGGCATCCCCGGCGCTGCGACGATCATGGACATCGTCATCCTCACCGCCGTCGCCAGCTGCCTGAACTCGGCCCTCTACACCGCCTCGCGCATGGTGTTCTCCCTGTCCCGGCGCGGTGACGGCCCGCGCTGGCTGTCCCACGTCTCCGGTCGCGGCGTGCCCTACCCGGCCATCCTGGCCTCCACCGCCGTCGGGTTCCTGGCCGTCCTGGGCAACTACGCCCTGCCGGACAAGATCTTCTCCATGCTGCTGGCCACCAGCGGCGCCCTGGCCCTGGTCGTCTACGGGATCATCGCCCTGAGTCAGCTGCGGATGCGCCGCACCCTCGACGCCGCCGGGGAACGCCCCGTGGTGCGGATGTGGCTGTTCCCGTGGCTGACGTACGCGGCCATCGCCTTCATCGTCGTGGTCCTGGCCCTCATGGTGATCCTGCCCGGCCAGCGCGTGGAACTGGTCCTGTCCCTGGTCCTGACCGCCGTCGTCGTCGCGATCGGCGTCCGCCACCAGCGCACCACGGCCCGCGCCGTCGACGTGACCGCGACCGCCTCGCGCGTCGAGGGCTGA
- a CDS encoding response regulator transcription factor, whose translation MKVLLVEDEVRLADTVRRGLAAEGASVDVAHDGNTGFARARDGGYDVLVLDLQLPGRNGYEVCRDLRAAGVWTPVLVLTAKDGEYDQVDAFDLGADDYLTKPFSFPVLLARLRALHRRGAPERPVVLAAGDLVLDPGTRRVTRAGDPVTLTAREFALLEHLLRHRDEVVSKPDLLHAVWDPTVVTDPNVVEVYIRYLRKKIDIPYGRNALQTVRGAGYRLAADGG comes from the coding sequence GTGAAGGTCCTGCTCGTCGAGGACGAGGTCCGCCTCGCCGACACCGTCCGCCGCGGCCTGGCCGCCGAGGGCGCCAGCGTCGACGTCGCCCACGACGGGAACACCGGCTTCGCCCGGGCCCGCGACGGCGGCTACGACGTCCTGGTCCTGGACCTGCAACTGCCCGGCCGCAACGGCTACGAGGTGTGCCGGGACCTGCGCGCGGCCGGGGTGTGGACCCCCGTGCTGGTCCTGACGGCCAAGGACGGCGAGTACGACCAGGTCGACGCCTTCGACCTCGGCGCCGACGACTACCTCACCAAACCCTTCTCCTTCCCCGTGCTGCTGGCCCGGCTGCGGGCCCTGCACCGCCGCGGTGCCCCCGAACGGCCCGTCGTCCTGGCCGCCGGCGACCTCGTCCTGGACCCCGGGACCCGCCGCGTCACCCGCGCCGGGGACCCCGTCACCCTCACCGCCCGCGAGTTCGCCCTGCTCGAGCACCTCCTGCGCCACCGCGACGAGGTCGTGTCCAAACCCGACCTCCTGCACGCCGTGTGGGACCCCACCGTCGTCACCGACCCCAACGTGGTGGAGGTCTACATCCGCTACCTGCGCAAGAAGATCGACATCCCCTACGGCCGCAACGCGCTGCAGACCGTGCGCGGGGCCGGTTACCGGCTGGCCGCCGACGGCGGCTGA
- a CDS encoding sensor histidine kinase translates to MTGGWWRAAGVRVRSTVAATALLAVLVAAGAAVGLAVLRHALVSASVESASVQARLVRVAVTAPALGGEQVPALRAAVGADVERGSHVQVLGADGQVVVASAELAGQPALSGARPDVGVLADEVVDLPQLGRSAPWVVTVAGAEVEGQRFWVVAAEDTTDAQRVLRVALAVLAVTGPGLLAVVAGLTWTFVGRSLRPVEAIRSTVQGITSGGLDGRVPVPAGDDEVSRLAVTMNSMLARLQAAQDAQRRFVADASHELRSPVATLRAAAHVWSRPHPGGPGTVGSVEAAASPDAEFVELVGAESARLQSLVDDLLWLARADEGRAGPAVEVDVDEVVEAEASRLRSLGGVRVVLTAVPVRVVGDAAALARAVRNVVDNARRYAASTVWLELAQEGREGQAGSAEAVVRVGDDGPGVPTPDRERVLGRFVRVEEGRARSERAGRGDGGVDGGGAGLGLAIVAEVLAAHGGSVLVGERAGGGALVELRWPLRPAQPPSAASR, encoded by the coding sequence GTGACGGGTGGGTGGTGGCGGGCGGCCGGGGTGCGGGTGCGCTCGACGGTGGCCGCGACGGCGCTGCTGGCGGTGCTGGTCGCCGCGGGCGCGGCCGTGGGGCTGGCGGTGCTGCGGCACGCGCTGGTCTCGGCGTCGGTGGAGAGCGCGAGCGTGCAGGCGCGCCTGGTGCGGGTGGCGGTGACGGCCCCGGCGCTGGGCGGTGAGCAGGTCCCGGCGCTGCGGGCGGCGGTGGGCGCCGACGTCGAGCGCGGCTCGCACGTGCAGGTGCTGGGCGCGGACGGGCAGGTGGTGGTGGCCAGCGCGGAGCTGGCGGGGCAGCCGGCGCTGTCGGGGGCGCGCCCGGACGTCGGCGTCCTGGCCGACGAGGTGGTCGACCTGCCGCAGCTGGGCCGTTCGGCGCCGTGGGTGGTGACGGTGGCCGGTGCCGAGGTCGAGGGGCAGCGGTTCTGGGTGGTGGCCGCGGAGGACACCACCGACGCGCAGCGGGTGCTGCGGGTGGCGCTGGCGGTCCTGGCGGTCACCGGGCCGGGGCTGCTGGCGGTGGTGGCGGGGCTGACGTGGACGTTCGTGGGGCGCTCGCTGCGGCCGGTGGAGGCGATCCGCTCGACGGTGCAGGGCATCACCTCCGGCGGGCTGGACGGGCGGGTGCCGGTGCCGGCCGGCGACGACGAGGTGTCGCGGCTGGCGGTGACGATGAACTCGATGCTGGCGCGGTTGCAGGCCGCGCAGGACGCGCAGCGCAGGTTCGTGGCCGACGCCAGCCACGAGCTGCGCTCACCGGTGGCGACGTTGCGGGCCGCGGCGCACGTGTGGTCGCGGCCGCACCCCGGCGGGCCGGGGACCGTGGGGTCGGTGGAGGCCGCCGCGTCGCCCGACGCGGAGTTCGTCGAGCTCGTGGGGGCCGAGAGCGCGCGGTTGCAGTCCCTGGTCGACGACCTGCTGTGGCTGGCCCGGGCCGACGAGGGCCGAGCCGGGCCGGCGGTGGAGGTCGACGTCGACGAGGTGGTCGAGGCCGAGGCGTCGCGGTTGCGGTCGCTCGGCGGGGTGCGGGTGGTGCTGACGGCGGTGCCGGTGCGGGTCGTGGGTGACGCGGCGGCGCTGGCGCGGGCGGTGCGCAACGTCGTGGACAACGCGCGCCGGTACGCGGCCTCGACGGTGTGGCTGGAACTGGCCCAGGAGGGGCGCGAGGGGCAGGCAGGATCGGCGGAGGCGGTGGTGCGCGTCGGCGACGACGGCCCGGGCGTGCCGACGCCGGACCGGGAACGGGTGCTGGGGCGCTTCGTGCGGGTGGAGGAGGGCCGCGCGCGCTCGGAGCGGGCCGGGCGGGGCGACGGCGGGGTCGACGGCGGGGGCGCCGGGCTGGGGCTGGCGATCGTGGCCGAGGTCCTCGCCGCGCACGGCGGGTCGGTGCTCGTCGGCGAGCGGGCCGGGGGCGGGGCGCTGGTGGAACTGCGCTGGCCGCTGCGGCCTGCTCAGCCGCCGTCGGCGGCCAGCCGGTAA